In Cytobacillus oceanisediminis, the following proteins share a genomic window:
- the cobS gene encoding adenosylcobinamide-GDP ribazoletransferase, protein MKWLKGLLINLQFFTSIPIPISLPMDKPHLEKAIRTFPIAGLIQGSIYAFILYAFLEWTPFSLLAAAFAVWLAGILLTGGIHLDGWMDASDAFFSYRDQERRLEIMSDPRVGAFGVLSIIVLLGTRFLFIYEIVLLSNAYSYFLIALIPFLSKMIMGVLLIKVKAAKKEGLGSLFQQAASKSTLFIYPIFLLAAAAAAGLAGYPAIVGFLFMVLFSILLFAFLSRKVIAWFGGMTGDVLGASVEGTEVLLWMILWLLHYFVMG, encoded by the coding sequence ATGAAATGGCTTAAAGGATTATTGATCAACCTTCAATTTTTTACAAGCATTCCCATTCCAATATCCCTGCCCATGGATAAGCCTCATTTGGAGAAGGCAATCAGAACCTTCCCTATAGCCGGCCTCATTCAGGGGAGCATATACGCATTTATTCTCTATGCTTTTCTTGAATGGACTCCTTTTTCACTCTTGGCTGCGGCCTTTGCCGTCTGGCTGGCCGGCATTTTGCTAACCGGCGGGATCCATCTTGATGGGTGGATGGATGCGAGCGATGCGTTCTTCTCCTATCGCGATCAGGAAAGGCGGCTGGAAATCATGAGTGATCCCCGGGTGGGGGCGTTCGGGGTGCTGTCCATCATTGTATTGCTGGGTACCCGTTTTCTATTTATCTATGAAATTGTCCTTTTATCAAATGCATATTCCTATTTTTTAATCGCATTGATTCCTTTTTTAAGCAAGATGATAATGGGGGTATTGCTGATAAAAGTTAAGGCAGCCAAAAAAGAGGGGCTGGGCTCATTATTTCAGCAGGCTGCTTCGAAAAGCACCTTATTTATTTACCCAATCTTCCTTCTGGCCGCCGCTGCAGCTGCCGGGCTGGCTGGTTACCCGGCTATTGTTGGATTTCTTTTCATGGTTCTTTTTTCAATATTGTTATTCGCATTCTTATCAAGGAAAGTCATTGCCTGGTTTGGCGGAATGACTGGGGATGTACTTGGGGCCAGTGTGGAAGGGACGGAGGTGCTATTATGGATGATACTGTGGCTGTTGCATTATTTCGTCATGGGCTGA